In Fusarium falciforme chromosome 9, complete sequence, the sequence CCGGGTGGTTCGACGCGGACAACTTCCCTCCTGATTATGTGGTGGACCAACTGATGGGTCTTACCTGGGAGTCACTGacagaggacgaggaggaagacatgGCATTCATGGTATTGCTTACGTACGCCTATGAGTATTGCTTGCATTTCCCTCGCATCTACCTCGTTGCTCCTGACGAGTAGGCTCATTCTGAACATGAGACGCCTATTCTTCGAGGAACGCCAGAGACCAAgtctctttcttttttctttctttctttttctttttgatCCAAGAATAGCAGCGAGTAAGTTGGCCCTCAAGGCACCAAATCACTGACAAGTCTCCTTTGCCAACTAACCACTCTTGAGAAACAGGACTCCCTACGCAAGCAGAAATAACCCAGGCCTAAGCCTCATATGAATATGAGGAGCATTAGGGATAAGCCTAGTCTAAGACTAGGAGGAAGGCTCGTCATGGGATCATCAACAGGGGCATTGGGCTATGCCACGGATAACATGAATTCTTGGGCTAGGGAGGAAATTGTCAGAAACTGTACGAGTAGACCAGAAAAATCATCTCTTGATGAAAACCATTGTGTCTCGTAGATGTGTGCAATGAACAACCATCATGTAGTATTGCGTCTACACTAACAAACATGACCTCTACTCAGATCCAGGGGGGTGAAAATGCAGAGCGAGTTGGTTGATCAAcgcctccacctccatcGGATAACCAGCATTCTGCAACGCTGCCAGCGCAGCGATTGGATCATCAGCAAAATCGGGACCAAAATCAACAGCaagatcatcgtcgtcgtcgtcatcgtcgtcaagcCCGTCAAGTCCGTCATACGGGCCATACCCATAACCGAAAAGGTCATCAAtatcaagctcatcatcgtcatcatcctcccactcctcctcgtcctccagaGTCCAGAGAGCCTTGTCCTCCCCTTCGAGGTCTTTTCTCCTGAACTTGTAGTGATCCCAGTCAATCTCGCACAGGTTCGGGACGAGGCGCTTCCAGTCCTTGGCGTCCCAGAGACTGTTGAGTCTCGCGATGAGGGTGTCCTTGGAGCGCACGCTGGACGGTGCGTTCCTGATGAGCTCCTTCACCTTGAGGTACTTGAGCCGCGAGTGTATGACCCCCGTGGACAGGGCTTTCATGGGCAGGGGGTGGCCGGTGAGGTTGAGGCGTTCCGGGGCACCGACGGCGTGTAAAAGGGACTTCAAGGCGCGAGAGCCTTCGACGGCACGGGTTTCGAACCAGGTAAAGTTGATCTCGAGAAATTCAAGGTTGCGGAAAGCCTTGAACTTGCTCTTGTCGTTGTCGGGATTGTCTGCGTCCAAAGCCGAGTTGCTCAAGAGGGGGTGCCCTGGATGATACATTCCCGGATGGAAAAGGTGCTCGGCACCAGATGGACAATGGATGTAGAGCTTCTTGACTGGGAGGTCCTTCTTGAAGTCGCCCTTGACCACCATATCAGTGAACTcgttgtcgaggtcgacaGCATTCAGATACAGCGTCTGAAGGTTCTCCCAAAGATGAGTCTTGTAGATGAAGAACTGGGCTCGCTCATCCACCGCAAGGGTCTCTTTCCAGGTATTCaagaccttgagcttgggcaTCAGTTGAGAGCCTGTCATGAGTGCCGCATCAAAGAGGTAGGTCAACAAAGGGGCGACGGGCCTGCCATCCAAGTCCTTCCAGACAAATGTCTGTACGTTTGTCAACAAAAGAAGGGTGGCCACAaacagaagctcaaggacggCGTCGTGGCGAAAGTCGGCGTTGAACACGAATCgatccttcttcctctcccatAGCGTTGCGGCCCAGGCCAGGCTAGACAAGCCAAGACCGCTGAGCAGGGTGATTATCGACGATCTTTGAGAACCATGATGCTTCTGCCAAAAGGCTCGACATTCTGGGAGTGCGTCCTTTCGTACTTGCGGTCCGTTGAGGCGTGCAACGCAGCCAAAGTGCTGGACGTGCTGGCGGAGGCGTGGGGCTGCGGCAATGGtgctgaagaagctgcacACCTCTTGCGGCTTCATTAGGACAACATGACGGTAGAGCAGGGGCTCCAAGAGGTCCCTGTTGGCTCTAGAAGTGTATGTGAGTGCGCGGAGGTCCTTGTTGTGGTTTGTTGGTAGAGAACAAGGTCCATGGAGAGTCTGGAGGCTATGCCTGGGGTCCAAGGTGAGCTGAAGGCCAATGTTGTAGATGATGTCAAGTGGCAGCTGCGGCGGAACCTTCGGGCCTTCGGGCTTGGCAGCTccgggcttcttcttggagcgTCTAGTCTTGCCCGCCATGGGCAGAGATTCGGTGGTGGTTAACAGATACCTAGGAAGAATGGTGGTTGAAGAGGGGAAATGAGACAGGTGGTGACGAGAGCTGGCAGGGCTGGGGAATAAATCGACAGCCTCAATTTTCAGTTGCTTGGGTTCCACGACGCAAGGCGACAAGGCCCATTAATCATCAAGGGACTGTAAAATACGGCCACAGGTCACAATTAGTCCTGTAATCAAGCAATTACCCATGTCACTGGCCTTTAAAAAAGCAATATTATCACCCCTGATTCAGGTTCCGCCTTGAAGTGTCTGGTAGCTGTAACAGCTGTAGGCGGGGGGCTTATCACATCCTGGGGGACCTCCAGCAGTTGACGCTTCACCCTGGTAGCCTGATGAACTACCCACCAGATGCTACATAATACCTCAGCCAAACCCAGAGTCTAGAGAACCCCCAAGGTTTACAGAATATTACCAGCTGCATCTCACTTATACTAGCTGCCTAGATAGACTCGCCACAATACGGCCGCCTCGTCACGATGAAAGGTTAACAATCCCGATGCCGCTGTCCATGCGGGGCTAATCGCGGCGATGGAGCCCAACAACTGCCGCGTGGGGGCTCACCAAGTTCGGCACTGCATGAACGATCGCTCTTCTCGGAGCAATAAACAGGCATATCATGATGCCAAGTCGAGGTCTCTTGATAACAGCAACTACTTAACAACGAATTACTCTGTTTGCCTGCAACAAAGCCCTTTGTCCATGGCAAGATCGAAACAAACCCCGAAGCAGGTACCCAGCCATAACCCTGACACTAATAAAGCCACCACAACCAGACATCAATGTCATCCATCCTTTCCATTCCATTCTTCCATAGACAAGGACAATTTTACGGCTTTGTGATACAGACCTTGCTCTCGCCAATTCTCTGCACGACAAACTCTTCCAGATTCGGCACCACAGCCGAGTGACTTCTCCACCAATCCTCAACCTTCTGCCGCATCTCGTCCTGTTCCagatcctcttcatccttccACTCCTTCACCTGGATCGACTTGAGCCGGGAGTGAACAGTACCCCTTGCGAGGGCCTTGAACGGTGGAGGATGCCCCGTGAGGTGAAGCCGCTCAGGGGCACCGAGCCAGTGCACAAACGCCTCCAGCATCACAGAGCCGCCTTCGTTACGACGTGAAAAGTACCCAAAGCTAATGTCGAGTAGCTTAACCTTTTCAAGAAGTCTGAAACTGGCCTCTCTCGATGGTCGGAATAGCAGGCGGTGGGAGTCAGCTGGGACTGAAAAGACCTCCAGGCTGGAAATGTCTGGACCTTTTTTCGCCCTCACTATGAGCTCCTCGACTGGCACCAAGTCCCCGACCCTCCCAGCCCGGTATAACATGTCACCAAAGTCATCGTCAAAGTCTGTGTCGTACAGCACCAGCCTGCGCAAGTTCTTCCAGTAACCCCGCTCCCATGAAAAGTCCTGGAGGTGCGAGTATCGATCGTTGCGCGTCACATTGCGATAATTCAGGGCCATAACTTCCAAGTCGGGCAGCAGAGCATGATTAGACTTGGCCGCCGATTTTAGAACTTGAGGGACCCAAGTTTCTACCCTGCCAAACTCGTCGAGATGCCACACGAGAGTTTTGAGCTTGGTCGTACTGAGCAGGATAGATCGGATCATGTAGTCGACATCTGCACGCATCTTTAAATATGGTCCGAGACGTTCTTCCGGCGCCTCCTCCATCCCTGAAAATGTGTTGACGAATGGTTCCCAGGCTGCGCCCTGCTTCATCAGGGACAGCTTGTTCTCTCTGCCACCGATCCGCTCATCTAGGATCCTCCCCAACATCCGGTTGACGCGAAGATCAAGCATGTCACCAGGAGAGCGCCTATGCGTAACACAGACCAAGTGGCGGACGTATTTTTGGATCCGTGGTATCTGGATGAGGTCGATGTAGAAGTGGACGACATCCTGGGGAGTTTGGAGAAGAACGAAGCGAAACAGAAGCGGCTCTAAGAGTCTCTTAGTTGCTCGGGAGAGGTAGGTGAGTCTGCGCAGGCAATACATGTCCATCTCGAAGTCGCCTCCCTCAGCAGGAGTCGGGGCCTTCTCCCAAGGTTCGGGCAGAAAGCATAGCCCGACATGATAGATGATGTCCTCCGTCAAGGGCTGTCTTGCTGGAGAAGTCGCCATTGGGTGTAGTAGAGTATGTAAGTCGAGCCTGGGTGGTGTTTGAACTGTAGTCAGAAATACTCGTGGTCGTAGATGGTATTGAAGTTCTCAAAGACAAGGTAGCGGGTTCATTGAGATATCTCTCAAGGACACAATGATGGTAGGGTCAGGCTCCGTCAAACGATCAGTAGGTAGGTAAGTAGGTGTCACTTATAGGGCCATCTAATGATGAATAGTAGCTTGTATATGAATTTTCATGGCAAAAGATCTGTGTCCAAGTCAACCATGGTTGAGTAGGACGATGTTCTTATAACCAAGCAGGGTAGGACAGTGATTGCAGTGGCGCAGTAGAAGGATCACGGCTGCTAGGACTACGTACTGGTATCCATTTACTTGAAACACCATGAAGTCACCTCCCATGAGATTTTGGGCTATTTGCCTTCTAACCTGATGAAAGTCAGTAACGCAAACATAGGATAGCTTCTGACTTTGCGAATGTTTTGGTGATATCAACAGTCGGTAGCCGTGGAGGCTAGGTATCTGCCCCCCTCTCTGCACCCTGCGGTTGGCTGAGTGGATTGCATCGAAAGAGATAGGTCCTATGGAACGGCCTCCTTTTAATACCATGAGAAGATGTAACGCAATTAACTAgagttataattaagattcAGTTAATATCCCATTCACAAGTTGGACATGCCTCCATGAGTCCAGCATCCGTTCGTATCTGTCTCTCTCCGGCCAAGTGCTTGCTGTGTTATGGCACGGCCCCACACCCCACCTCAGgcggcatcatcaccgccCTCCAACGCTCCAGCATCCCGTCAACACCTGCAATACCCTGTGCTTATCAAAACAATACCCCAAGCCTATACGAGATCCAATCTATCCCACCCAACATGGTACGCCCCCCTTCCCCTAGTAACCAACACAATCTAACCTCCCATAGAACAAAGACTCGTGCTTCACCTTCATACACATGCAACGTCCCCGCGACGCAGACCTCTTTGAGGACTTTTGCAAGGACAAGCTCCCCGATGACGAGATCTACGTCCCCCCCGCCCACCAGCCCATCAAccccgaggacgaggacgacgttGTGCCCGACCAGCACGCCGCCTTTGGCATCCAGCGGGCCACGCAAAAGTCAAAGGAGCCGGCCTGGAAGGATCTGGGGCTCGCGCAGCTGATGAACAAGGGACCTGGGGCTGGGAGTAGTGCTAAGCCCAAGGGGAGTCGTTCGCTGCCGAGGTGAAAGGATGTCATGTTGAGGGTTCTTTAAGCAAGGCGTTAGGAGGATTGTTTACAAGACACGTATGGGTGTGAAGCGGCTGTTCAACACTTAAATAGACACGGCATGATATTGCCAGATAATAACGAGACATACGTCCCTTCTAATATCCCATTCCAAACTCCAAACTCCAACACCACCCATCGATGGACCGAAAATTCCCTTAGCTCTTACCCAGGAATCCCTCCCTCTCCAACACCTCGGGTCGAAACTTGACCAAAAACACCGTCTTGCCAGGCCACATCTCGCCCTCGGCAACCGTATGCGCCGTAACCCTCGCGGGGAAATCCGCCCCGTCGCACACGCCCTCTACGACGCCGGCGACAAAGGCGGCGCAGTTGAGCTGGCTCATCTCCTTGGGCACGCTGATGTACTGATTCACCAGCGGCTCGTTGTCGATGATCATGTATTCGTCGGGCGTCTCGGGGTTGGCCGACTTTTCGAGACGGTCCGCCTGTCGGTTGAAGAGGTGCTGCCATACGTTTTGCTTGATGAAGTGGAGGAGCGCGATGACGTTCAGAGGGCGGAGCTGCGTACGTGCTGGCTcgcggaagaggaggaggtcgaggagttTTAGGCCGATCGAGTGGCCTTGGAGGTTGAGGCTACAACACCATCCATTAGCTGTCGTCTTTCAAGTTCGTTCAGATTGACATGTCCTACCGCTGTTCTAGCTCCTGAATGCCCTTGACG encodes:
- a CDS encoding Trafficking protein particle complex subunit — its product is MSNLQSGSGAPNATPGGGKEPGLRYPSNGKTIYHRPLNRSKTAELSQASFAYLFGEMVTYAQRRVKGIQELEQRLNLQGHSIGLKLLDLLLFREPARTQLRPLNVIALLHFIKQNVWQHLFNRQADRLEKSANPETPDEYMIIDNEPLVNQYISVPKEMSQLNCAAFVAGVVEGVCDGADFPARVTAHTVAEGEMWPGKTVFLVKFRPEVLEREGFLGKS